The following are from one region of the Halarcobacter sp. genome:
- a CDS encoding multidrug efflux RND transporter permease subunit, protein MFSRFFINRPIFATVLSILIILAGLISINILPVKEYPAVTPPQINVSATYPGANAQTLSSTVATTLENAINGVDNMTYMTSTASPSGVLSLSIIFDVGTDVAQAKVDVNNRVQLALSSLPEEVQRQGISVRERSPDMLKVLAFRSKGQVHDTTYISNYLTVNVIDDIKRIKGIGDATVFGAKDYSIRIWIDPEKLSFYNLTPTDVRTIINSQNNQYSTGTVGAAPIENIQPFTYSISTEGRLKNVAEFENIIVRSNVDGSTLRLKDIARIELGSDSHNTSANYNKEPMIPVGIFLSPGANALEVSAALDAKLLELSEKFPEDLEYKVPYDATLFVDESIKEVVKTLLEAIVFVVILIYLFLGNFRATIIPVLAIPVSVIGTFAGLYAAGFSINLLTLFGMILAIGLVVDDAIIVIENVERNLRTKALGVKDATIEAMKELTTPLVAIILVLSAVFIPAALTGGFSGVMYKQFAITIVMAVVISGFVALTLTPALCAIFLRKHEPEPIWLIRKFNDFFDWSTTVFIGITKQTIRLWFFSLALFAILMGATYSIMKMTPSGLVPTEDKGVLLVIVNMMPSTSLGESKQIANGIENQLLDHPDIISAAAITGLDISSFAYKTDAALMFAKLKPWAERPLPNQNSQAIAGQLMGQFMMTSKEAFVIPVNPPPIMGMSTTGGFEMWIQDRTGGELSLLNQYTQEIVAKASADPRLTSVRTTLNTNVPQYMLTVDREKAKSMDVSIQDLFSVVQQTFGKGYINDFNLYSRTFHVNIQSESMYRENRDDFKNIYVRSSNNNLIPVSELITLKREVNASIIERFNMFNASKITGNPSAGFASSDATKAIEEIASSVLPEGYTVAWSGTTFQEKKLEKEGDYTAVYAAVFVFLILAALYESWSIPMAVIISIPFSIFGAALAVYLRDLEADIYFQVGLITLVGLSAKNAILIVEFAMDKLGQGLSLFDATIEAARLRFRPIVMTSLAFIVGTLPLALSSGAGSASRHIIGTTVVGGMIAAVVIGVLFIPLFFYGVVRIKQRLSSKK, encoded by the coding sequence ATGTTTTCACGTTTTTTTATAAATAGACCAATATTTGCAACAGTATTGTCTATTTTAATTATATTAGCAGGGCTAATTTCCATAAATATTTTGCCTGTTAAAGAGTATCCTGCTGTAACTCCACCTCAGATTAATGTATCAGCTACATATCCTGGGGCAAATGCACAGACACTTTCTTCAACAGTAGCAACTACATTAGAAAATGCCATAAATGGTGTTGATAATATGACATATATGACATCAACTGCATCACCAAGTGGTGTATTATCTTTAAGTATTATTTTTGATGTTGGAACTGATGTTGCACAAGCAAAAGTTGATGTAAATAACAGAGTACAATTAGCATTAAGTAGTCTTCCTGAAGAGGTTCAAAGACAAGGTATATCTGTAAGAGAAAGATCTCCTGATATGCTTAAAGTATTGGCTTTTAGATCAAAAGGTCAAGTACATGATACAACTTATATTTCAAATTATTTAACAGTAAATGTTATTGATGATATTAAAAGAATTAAAGGTATTGGTGACGCAACAGTATTTGGTGCGAAAGATTATTCAATTAGAATTTGGATTGATCCGGAAAAATTATCATTTTATAATTTAACACCAACTGATGTTAGAACAATTATAAACAGTCAAAATAATCAATATTCAACTGGTACAGTTGGTGCAGCACCAATTGAAAATATCCAACCATTTACATATTCTATCTCAACAGAAGGTAGATTGAAAAATGTAGCTGAGTTTGAAAATATTATAGTTAGATCAAATGTTGATGGTTCAACATTAAGATTAAAAGATATTGCAAGAATTGAATTAGGTTCAGATTCTCATAATACTAGTGCAAATTATAACAAAGAACCAATGATTCCTGTTGGTATCTTTTTATCTCCTGGTGCAAATGCACTTGAGGTATCAGCTGCATTAGATGCAAAATTATTAGAATTATCTGAGAAATTCCCAGAAGACTTAGAATATAAAGTTCCTTATGATGCAACTCTTTTTGTTGATGAATCAATTAAAGAGGTTGTTAAAACTTTATTAGAAGCAATTGTATTTGTTGTAATTTTAATTTATCTATTCTTAGGTAACTTTAGAGCAACTATTATCCCTGTACTTGCAATTCCTGTATCAGTTATCGGTACATTTGCGGGGCTTTATGCTGCAGGTTTTTCTATAAACTTACTTACACTGTTTGGTATGATTCTAGCCATTGGTTTAGTAGTTGATGATGCTATTATTGTAATTGAAAATGTTGAAAGAAACTTAAGAACTAAAGCTTTAGGTGTAAAAGATGCAACAATTGAAGCAATGAAAGAGTTAACAACTCCTCTTGTAGCTATTATTCTTGTTTTATCAGCAGTATTTATTCCAGCAGCACTTACAGGTGGATTTAGTGGGGTTATGTATAAGCAGTTTGCTATTACAATTGTTATGGCAGTTGTTATTTCAGGATTCGTGGCACTTACATTAACACCAGCACTTTGTGCAATTTTCTTAAGAAAACATGAACCAGAACCAATTTGGTTAATTAGAAAATTTAACGATTTCTTTGATTGGTCTACAACAGTATTTATTGGTATTACAAAACAAACTATTAGATTATGGTTCTTCTCATTAGCATTATTTGCTATATTAATGGGAGCAACATATTCAATTATGAAAATGACACCTTCAGGACTTGTTCCAACAGAAGATAAAGGGGTATTATTAGTTATTGTTAATATGATGCCATCTACTTCACTAGGTGAATCTAAACAAATAGCAAATGGGATTGAAAATCAATTGTTAGATCATCCAGATATCATATCTGCTGCTGCAATTACAGGTTTAGATATCTCTTCTTTTGCTTATAAAACAGATGCAGCATTAATGTTTGCTAAGTTAAAACCTTGGGCAGAAAGACCTTTACCAAATCAAAATTCTCAAGCAATTGCAGGACAATTGATGGGTCAATTTATGATGACTAGTAAAGAAGCATTTGTTATTCCTGTTAATCCTCCTCCAATTATGGGGATGAGTACAACTGGTGGATTTGAAATGTGGATTCAAGATAGAACAGGTGGTGAGTTAAGTTTATTAAATCAATATACTCAAGAGATAGTTGCAAAAGCATCAGCTGATCCAAGATTAACATCAGTTAGAACAACTTTAAATACTAATGTTCCTCAATATATGTTAACAGTAGATAGAGAAAAAGCTAAATCTATGGATGTAAGTATTCAAGATTTATTTAGCGTTGTTCAACAAACATTTGGAAAAGGTTATATTAATGACTTCAATTTATATAGTAGAACTTTCCACGTAAATATCCAATCTGAATCTATGTATAGAGAAAACAGAGATGATTTTAAAAATATTTATGTTAGATCTTCTAATAACAATTTAATTCCAGTTAGTGAATTAATTACATTAAAAAGAGAAGTTAATGCAAGTATTATTGAAAGATTCAATATGTTTAATGCATCAAAAATCACAGGTAATCCATCAGCTGGATTTGCTTCAAGTGATGCAACTAAAGCTATTGAAGAGATTGCTAGTTCAGTACTTCCTGAAGGATATACAGTAGCTTGGTCAGGTACAACTTTCCAAGAGAAAAAACTTGAGAAAGAGGGTGATTATACAGCAGTATATGCAGCAGTATTCGTATTCTTAATTCTTGCAGCATTATATGAAAGCTGGAGTATTCCAATGGCAGTTATTATCTCTATTCCATTCTCAATATTTGGTGCAGCTTTAGCTGTATATTTAAGAGATTTAGAAGCAGATATTTATTTCCAAGTTGGTCTTATTACCTTAGTTGGTCTTTCTGCAAAAAATGCAATTTTAATTGTTGAATTTGCAATGGACAAATTAGGTCAAGGTTTAAGTTTATTTGATGCTACAATTGAAGCAGCAAGATTAAGATTTAGACCAATTGTAATGACTTCATTAGCATTTATTGTTGGTACATTACCTCTTGCATTAAGTTCAGGCGCAGGTAGTGCTTCTAGACATATTATTGGTACAACAGTTGTTGGTGGTATGATAGCAGCAGTTGTAATTGGGGTATTATTTATTCCATTATTTTTCTACGGTGTAGTTAGAATTAAACAAAGACTTTCAAGTAAAAAATAA
- a CDS encoding response regulator yields MNEEFLKKVTILVAEDQENDAQLLLSTLKKYFKKILLANDGLEALKIYKENKDIDIIISDVDMPKMNGIELLKSIRYSDLYIPFIIISGKIENEILMDAINQNVSSYILKPLDIKTLLEKIDILCEKKYFEHRLEKKQEELDNYLSSIEKVAVVFKLKRDGTITYMNESMFEVSGYKKEDLNRLNFDDIIHPDIPKKYIEDTWGIVSQGKLWTGNTKFISKSKEIFYLKNTIFKTSSIDDEYMTIAFLTTKENIEKRDFHKKVLLSIKEFNLKEYRYKEEIKALRAELSSINLTSFESKIASMKQKNSSYEAQLKKYEKEIEDLNEKYKDMLLSKKTEISRYVDLIQIEKNKNLKLEEEKQKLEEERKILKELNERLSNK; encoded by the coding sequence ATGAATGAAGAATTTCTAAAAAAAGTAACAATTTTAGTTGCAGAAGACCAAGAAAACGATGCTCAACTATTATTATCCACATTAAAAAAATATTTTAAAAAAATTTTATTGGCTAATGATGGTTTAGAAGCATTAAAAATCTATAAAGAGAATAAGGATATTGATATTATTATTTCAGATGTTGATATGCCAAAAATGAATGGAATAGAGCTATTAAAATCAATACGGTATTCTGATTTATATATCCCTTTTATAATAATATCTGGCAAAATAGAAAATGAAATTTTAATGGATGCTATAAATCAAAATGTTAGTTCATATATTCTAAAACCTCTTGATATTAAAACTCTTTTAGAAAAAATAGATATTTTATGTGAGAAAAAATATTTTGAACATAGATTAGAAAAAAAACAAGAAGAGCTAGATAACTATCTATCTTCTATTGAAAAAGTAGCCGTTGTATTTAAACTAAAAAGGGACGGTACAATTACATATATGAATGAATCTATGTTTGAGGTAAGTGGATATAAAAAAGAGGATTTAAACAGATTAAATTTTGATGATATTATACACCCAGATATTCCTAAAAAATATATTGAGGATACATGGGGAATTGTAAGCCAAGGAAAACTTTGGACAGGAAATACAAAGTTTATTTCAAAGTCAAAAGAGATTTTTTATTTAAAAAATACAATTTTTAAAACCTCTAGTATTGATGATGAGTATATGACAATTGCCTTTTTAACTACAAAAGAGAATATTGAAAAAAGAGATTTTCACAAAAAAGTATTATTAAGTATAAAAGAGTTTAATCTAAAAGAATACAGATATAAAGAAGAGATAAAAGCTTTAAGAGCAGAGTTGTCAAGTATTAATTTAACTAGTTTTGAAAGCAAAATTGCAAGTATGAAACAAAAAAATAGTTCATATGAAGCACAACTAAAAAAATATGAAAAAGAGATCGAAGATTTAAATGAAAAATATAAAGATATGCTTTTATCTAAAAAAACAGAAATTAGTAGATATGTTGATCTAATTCAAATTGAAAAAAATAAAAATCTCAAACTTGAAGAGGAAAAACAAAAACTTGAAGAGGAAAGAAAAATTTTAAAAGAGCTAAATGAGAGATTATCTAATAAATAG
- a CDS encoding response regulator, whose product MINLKIVVIEDDEFLLNKIARVLKREIMSVYTFKNPVEALEKIPELAPDIIVSDINMPEINGIELYKILKDQNIEIPIILASAFSEPEYFIEAIKLKVKNFIVKPIDLDDLIQELKLFEKELQSTEEQLQRERMLVIQSKMAAMGEMLGNIAHQWKQPLNTISICASNLKIQKEMGYIQDKDNVLDDMTENISKSIKYMTDTINDFQNYLKPNKLETCFYLKDTINKVESLVSALCKTNSIQIIKNIKNDVHLCSFQNELIQVLINIIKNSIDELIHLDNDDRIIKIDIYSEDEAQVIIIHDSAGGIPENIIKKVFEPYFTTKKEEGTGIGLYMSKQIVSGHLNGTIEVSNEKFIVDNKEHVGAKFILKLNPFDINQEV is encoded by the coding sequence ATGATTAATCTAAAAATAGTAGTAATTGAAGATGATGAGTTTTTACTAAATAAAATTGCAAGAGTTTTAAAACGAGAGATAATGTCTGTTTATACCTTTAAAAATCCTGTTGAGGCACTGGAAAAAATTCCTGAACTTGCTCCTGATATAATCGTTTCAGATATTAATATGCCTGAAATAAATGGAATAGAACTTTACAAAATACTTAAAGATCAAAATATTGAAATCCCAATTATATTGGCTTCAGCATTTAGTGAACCAGAATATTTCATTGAGGCAATAAAATTAAAAGTTAAAAACTTTATTGTAAAACCAATAGATTTAGATGATTTAATACAAGAACTTAAACTTTTTGAAAAAGAGTTACAAAGTACAGAAGAGCAATTACAAAGAGAGAGAATGCTTGTAATCCAATCAAAAATGGCTGCAATGGGAGAGATGTTAGGGAATATTGCACATCAATGGAAACAACCACTAAACACTATCTCTATTTGTGCTTCAAATTTAAAAATTCAAAAAGAGATGGGATATATACAAGATAAAGATAATGTATTAGATGACATGACGGAAAATATCTCAAAATCTATTAAATATATGACAGATACAATAAATGATTTCCAAAACTATCTAAAACCAAATAAGTTAGAAACTTGCTTTTATTTAAAAGACACTATCAATAAAGTTGAAAGTTTAGTTTCTGCATTATGTAAAACAAATAGTATCCAAATAATTAAAAATATAAAAAATGATGTTCATTTATGTAGTTTCCAAAATGAGTTGATCCAAGTATTAATAAATATTATTAAAAACTCTATAGATGAATTAATTCATTTAGACAATGATGATAGAATTATTAAAATAGATATTTATTCAGAAGATGAAGCTCAAGTTATAATTATACATGATAGTGCAGGAGGAATTCCTGAGAATATTATAAAAAAAGTTTTTGAACCATACTTTACAACAAAAAAAGAGGAAGGTACAGGAATTGGACTATATATGTCAAAACAAATTGTAAGTGGTCATCTAAATGGTACTATAGAAGTTTCAAATGAAAAATTTATTGTAGACAATAAAGAGCATGTGGGAGCCAAGTTTATTCTAAAATTAAATCCTTTTGATATTAATCAAGAAGTCTAA
- a CDS encoding efflux RND transporter periplasmic adaptor subunit, giving the protein MRKIKGLLVVSALALTTISSSLLAAEGAPAGKQMPAPKADAYIVPEAKDLKIDLKYPAQIKALKSAVVYSRVLGVLEELRFEEGSQVNKGDSLFKIEDALYQAKVDAAVASVKMNQATLDNATRSWERIKKLYKSKAVTTEQRDNALSTYEEALASLALAKAELKQAQIDLDYTKVKAPISGIAGIKKVDVGNLVTSNPPMELVTITQNEKVYIDFSMPLSDYKNVKSGLWAIPENGKINVTVNVNDKPVEAKGYVDFIDVNINKDTSTVKMRALVDNADKKLMPGNFVRVALDGIVQKNVITIPQKALLQNPLGTVVFIEKDGKAAVRPVVIGNESGDKFIVVGGPLQSGDKVLVNNFFRVKPGNPVAVDKIINK; this is encoded by the coding sequence ATGAGAAAAATTAAAGGTTTATTAGTAGTTTCTGCATTAGCATTAACTACAATTTCATCAAGTCTTTTAGCAGCTGAAGGTGCTCCAGCTGGAAAACAAATGCCAGCACCAAAAGCTGATGCGTACATTGTACCTGAAGCAAAAGATTTAAAAATTGATTTAAAATACCCAGCACAAATTAAAGCTTTAAAAAGTGCAGTAGTTTATTCTAGGGTTCTTGGAGTTTTAGAAGAATTAAGATTTGAAGAGGGTAGTCAAGTAAATAAAGGTGATTCTTTATTTAAAATAGAAGATGCTTTATATCAAGCAAAAGTTGATGCTGCTGTTGCATCAGTTAAAATGAATCAAGCAACACTTGATAATGCAACAAGAAGTTGGGAAAGAATTAAAAAACTTTATAAAAGTAAAGCTGTAACTACTGAACAAAGAGATAATGCATTATCAACTTATGAAGAAGCTTTAGCTTCTCTTGCATTGGCAAAAGCAGAGTTAAAACAAGCACAAATAGATTTAGATTATACAAAAGTTAAAGCTCCTATCTCAGGTATTGCAGGTATAAAAAAAGTTGATGTAGGTAACTTAGTAACATCAAATCCACCAATGGAATTAGTAACAATTACTCAAAATGAGAAAGTTTATATTGATTTTTCTATGCCATTAAGTGATTATAAAAATGTAAAAAGTGGATTATGGGCAATTCCAGAAAATGGAAAAATTAATGTTACAGTAAATGTAAATGACAAACCTGTAGAAGCAAAAGGTTATGTTGATTTTATAGATGTAAATATTAATAAAGATACTTCAACAGTAAAAATGAGAGCATTAGTTGATAATGCAGATAAAAAACTTATGCCAGGTAACTTTGTAAGGGTTGCATTAGATGGAATTGTACAAAAAAATGTAATTACTATTCCTCAAAAAGCATTATTACAAAACCCATTAGGTACTGTAGTATTTATTGAAAAAGATGGTAAAGCAGCAGTTAGACCAGTTGTAATTGGAAACGAAAGTGGTGATAAATTTATTGTTGTAGGTGGTCCATTACAAAGTGGTGATAAGGTTCTTGTTAACAACTTCTTTAGAGTTAAACCTGGTAATCCTGTAGCTGTTGACAAAATAATAAACAAGTAA
- a CDS encoding ABC transporter substrate-binding protein — protein sequence MKILFMIILIFISINAQEIKDIKVQFSWKNQFQFAGFIIAKEKGFYKDLGLNVKLLEFDPNRKQIDMIKGGEIDFAVNRSSILIDKSKGQNIVALGAIFQHSPLVLLIKDNKNIEKIEQLENKKVMITTDAKFSASIIAMLNANGIELSQIKILKHSFNIEDLINDKTDAMASYISNEPIVLEEKNIAYKVFDPKVYGFDFYDDIIYTTSLFIKNNPNITKKFYEATIRGWNYAFENIPQTAELIYEKYNTQNKSLNSLIKEGKILKNYAYDKHGNIGTLDKDRLVKINDVYRLMGLVKKQNNIEEFIYKENSVKNSINLVISDKNLYIYILISVFVIFIIVLLIIYFVIKKKWLITSYVFEKEMKQKTKQLKEEVYIDALTNIKNRKAFDEKLAVMLNDYKRYKNIFSIIYIDIDNFKTINDNYGHKIGDEVLCNFCRLVETKLRSNDYFYRVGGEEFIILLPNTNIENGIKVSEKLLESTKEKIKIENKICVTISIGLCEVKDEDDVCTLYKRVDSLLYKSKTEGKDRVSY from the coding sequence ATGAAAATATTATTTATGATAATACTTATATTTATTAGTATAAATGCCCAAGAAATCAAAGATATTAAAGTACAATTTAGTTGGAAAAATCAATTTCAATTTGCAGGTTTCATTATTGCAAAAGAAAAAGGATTTTATAAAGATTTAGGATTAAATGTTAAATTATTAGAATTTGATCCAAATAGAAAGCAAATTGATATGATAAAAGGTGGTGAAATTGATTTTGCAGTAAATAGATCATCTATTTTAATAGATAAATCAAAAGGGCAAAATATAGTAGCATTAGGGGCTATTTTTCAGCACTCTCCACTTGTATTATTAATAAAAGATAATAAAAATATAGAAAAAATAGAACAATTAGAAAATAAAAAGGTTATGATAACTACAGATGCAAAATTTTCTGCATCAATTATAGCTATGTTAAATGCAAATGGCATTGAATTATCACAAATAAAAATTTTGAAGCATAGTTTTAATATAGAAGATTTAATTAATGATAAAACTGATGCCATGGCTTCTTATATCTCTAATGAACCAATTGTATTAGAAGAAAAAAATATTGCTTATAAAGTATTTGATCCAAAAGTATATGGTTTTGATTTTTATGATGATATTATTTACACCACAAGTTTATTTATAAAAAACAATCCAAATATAACAAAAAAATTTTATGAAGCAACAATTAGAGGATGGAATTATGCCTTTGAAAATATTCCTCAAACAGCAGAATTAATTTATGAAAAATACAATACACAAAATAAATCACTAAATAGTTTAATAAAAGAGGGAAAAATATTAAAAAACTATGCCTATGACAAACATGGTAATATAGGAACCTTAGATAAAGATAGACTAGTTAAAATTAATGATGTGTATAGATTAATGGGATTAGTAAAAAAACAAAATAATATAGAAGAGTTTATATATAAAGAAAATAGTGTTAAAAATAGTATAAACTTGGTTATTAGTGATAAAAATTTGTATATTTATATTCTAATATCTGTATTTGTAATATTTATAATTGTTTTATTAATAATATATTTTGTAATTAAAAAAAAGTGGTTAATTACAAGTTATGTATTTGAAAAAGAGATGAAACAAAAAACAAAACAGTTAAAAGAAGAAGTATATATTGATGCTTTGACAAATATTAAAAATAGAAAAGCTTTTGATGAAAAACTAGCAGTAATGTTAAATGATTATAAAAGATATAAAAATATATTTTCTATAATATATATAGATATTGATAATTTTAAAACAATAAATGATAATTATGGTCATAAAATAGGAGATGAAGTTTTGTGTAATTTTTGTAGATTAGTAGAAACAAAACTAAGATCAAATGATTATTTTTATAGAGTGGGTGGAGAAGAGTTTATTATATTATTACCAAATACAAATATTGAAAATGGTATAAAGGTTAGTGAGAAATTGTTAGAATCTACAAAAGAAAAAATAAAAATTGAAAATAAAATATGTGTAACAATCAGTATTGGTTTATGTGAAGTTAAAGATGAAGATGATGTTTGTACTTTATATAAAAGAGTTGATAGCTTACTTTATAAATCAAAAACAGAAGGTAAAGATAGGGTATCTTATTAA
- a CDS encoding PAS domain S-box protein: protein MNFKSKTTLFFIITLFISFLLFFLAYLYSKNIITDSYKKQIETSLFEINKSFDSLKKEKIPILNTIVNHNSMKKFIKTQESEDLEKLFADFIKANQKIFQIRVIDLKGNEVVRVTKNNNIIKISKNEELQDKSNRYYVKKFLNLEKNQIGFSNLDLNIENGQIEKPYKATLRTGMPVFNGNKKSYVVTINYIMNDFLETVLKGPNFNKYLLDEDGYFIIHKDKNLNWSRYLDKQIKVNDVFSIDLENKKLYDHESNIVLKTIYPFDAKYYILYELKKDLNIIKFIDKSKQIGILLFFAALFLVLPFIFLLYNYLIKLKKVNRDLKDSTNKIETILNNTSDAIVVIDKKGMIQEVNNAVIKIFGYEKDELLNKNVNILIPSPHHEKHDEYVKNHDKDVHSKIINKDRELYGLHKDGSFVNISLIVTKVKINDELFFIGNIKDLTQESKNKKLFQNVFDVSPVGIALVLEDGSFWRISNKFCSIVGYEREELINLTFKDITYKEDLGKDINLVKKLINKEIGEYYLEKRYIKKDGEIVWVKLTVVPVYVDNDKTKFDYFISTIDDISEIKKLEEEKIKKEHLLMNQSKLAAMGEMTSAIAHQWRQPLNSIGFIIQDLISAYKHNEFDEKYLYEIKAEVMEQLKYMSDTIDEFRKFFKKDEPKTEFNILKTVFDINKLYLAQLNSHNIKLTVKVDNNVVKDLSKIDEFNKYIIENQEGQLKQVLLNCVSNAKDAILNLKNPSIVEKQIFVELSIDKEGINIAIKDLAGGITKENQSRIFEPYFSTKSMGTGLGLYICKSICEKSLNAKINYYENSLSSEEKVYKGSSFVIRLLD from the coding sequence ATGAATTTTAAGTCTAAAACTACCCTATTTTTTATAATCACTTTATTTATCTCTTTTCTCTTATTTTTTTTAGCTTATTTGTATAGTAAAAATATAATTACAGATTCTTATAAAAAACAGATTGAAACAAGTTTATTTGAAATAAATAAGTCCTTTGATTCTCTAAAAAAAGAAAAAATACCTATTTTAAATACTATTGTAAATCATAATTCAATGAAAAAGTTTATTAAAACTCAAGAAAGTGAGGACTTGGAAAAATTATTTGCAGATTTTATAAAAGCAAATCAAAAGATTTTTCAAATAAGAGTTATTGATTTAAAGGGTAATGAAGTTGTAAGAGTTACCAAAAATAATAATATAATTAAGATCTCAAAAAATGAAGAGTTACAAGATAAGTCAAATAGATATTATGTGAAAAAATTTCTAAATTTAGAAAAAAATCAAATAGGATTTTCAAATTTAGATTTAAATATAGAAAATGGTCAAATTGAAAAACCATATAAAGCTACATTGAGAACAGGTATGCCAGTATTTAATGGAAATAAAAAAAGTTATGTAGTTACAATAAATTATATTATGAATGATTTTTTAGAAACTGTATTAAAAGGACCAAATTTTAATAAATATTTATTAGATGAAGATGGATACTTTATTATACATAAAGACAAAAATTTAAATTGGTCTAGATACTTAGATAAGCAGATAAAAGTAAATGATGTTTTTTCTATTGATTTAGAAAATAAAAAGTTGTATGACCATGAGAGTAATATAGTTTTAAAAACAATTTATCCCTTTGATGCTAAATATTATATTTTATATGAATTAAAAAAAGATTTGAACATCATAAAGTTTATTGATAAATCAAAACAAATTGGTATTTTACTTTTTTTTGCTGCATTATTCTTGGTTTTACCTTTTATCTTTTTACTTTATAATTATTTGATTAAATTAAAAAAAGTAAATAGAGACTTAAAAGATTCAACAAATAAAATAGAAACTATCTTGAATAATACCTCTGATGCAATAGTAGTAATTGATAAAAAAGGGATGATTCAAGAGGTAAATAATGCAGTTATAAAAATATTTGGTTATGAAAAGGATGAATTGTTAAATAAAAATGTAAATATTTTAATCCCAAGTCCTCACCATGAAAAACATGATGAATATGTAAAAAATCATGATAAAGATGTACACTCAAAAATAATAAATAAAGATAGAGAACTATATGGTTTACATAAAGATGGATCTTTTGTAAATATTAGTTTAATTGTAACAAAAGTAAAAATTAACGATGAACTATTTTTTATTGGTAATATTAAAGATTTAACTCAAGAATCCAAAAATAAAAAACTTTTTCAAAATGTATTTGATGTTTCACCTGTAGGAATTGCATTAGTTTTAGAAGATGGAAGTTTTTGGAGAATAAGTAATAAATTTTGTTCAATAGTAGGATATGAAAGAGAAGAGTTGATCAATTTGACTTTTAAAGATATAACCTATAAAGAAGACTTGGGAAAAGATATAAATTTAGTAAAAAAATTAATAAATAAAGAGATAGGTGAGTATTATCTTGAAAAAAGATATATAAAAAAAGATGGAGAGATTGTATGGGTAAAACTTACAGTAGTTCCAGTATATGTAGATAATGATAAAACTAAATTTGATTATTTTATTTCAACAATTGATGATATTAGTGAAATAAAAAAATTAGAAGAAGAAAAGATTAAAAAAGAGCATCTTCTGATGAATCAATCAAAATTAGCTGCAATGGGAGAGATGACATCTGCTATTGCTCATCAATGGAGACAACCTTTAAACTCTATAGGATTTATAATACAAGATTTAATATCAGCCTATAAACACAATGAATTTGATGAAAAGTATTTATATGAAATTAAAGCAGAAGTTATGGAGCAACTAAAATATATGTCAGATACAATTGATGAATTTAGAAAATTTTTTAAGAAAGATGAACCTAAAACAGAATTTAATATTTTAAAAACTGTTTTTGATATAAACAAATTATATTTAGCACAATTAAATTCCCATAATATAAAATTGACAGTAAAAGTAGACAATAATGTAGTTAAAGATTTATCAAAAATTGATGAATTTAATAAATATATAATTGAAAATCAAGAGGGACAACTAAAACAAGTATTATTAAATTGTGTTTCAAATGCAAAGGATGCAATATTAAATTTAAAAAATCCTTCAATAGTTGAAAAACAAATATTTGTTGAACTAAGTATAGATAAAGAAGGTATTAATATAGCAATAAAAGATTTAGCAGGTGGTATAACAAAAGAAAATCAAAGCAGAATTTTTGAACCATATTTTAGTACTAAAAGTATGGGTACGGGATTAGGTTTATATATTTGTAAATCTATTTGTGAAAAATCATTAAATGCTAAAATAAACTATTATGAAAATAGTTTATCTTCTGAGGAAAAAGTGTATAAAGGTTCAAGTTTTGTAATTAGACTTCTTGATTAA